The Methanocella arvoryzae MRE50 genome includes a region encoding these proteins:
- a CDS encoding TrkH family potassium uptake protein, producing the protein MSIVSSIYSQWERSENKLVSHKHLRIILSNLTGLFAVTAVIMAVMAVLCVLLNEAYAAPGFLVAMALSGGLAIVLKLLFPRAEDLELRHAMLVAAIAYLAVPAVSVFPFLMVEQMTVIDAFFESISGWTCTGMTMIQFPEHSSRSIQLYRSTMEWIGGIGVILLMVTILIRPGTSTYLMYKSETRKDRIMPSIQSTLKMIWFLYFLLTVGGVLLLIIAGMPVWDSINHSMVAIGTGGFSIYSDSIAHYNSFPIEIVTMALMIIGALPFIFIFKVIKNPETVFRMDSEVKAFFFILLLGAALVTAENYLHFGNLLGTFRHSVYLFVSCLTTCGLQTSNLTGWSYTSLLIMSIAAIIGGCAGSTTGGLKVARAMFLYTEFRLWLKRTLLPRNAIVTIKIGNKRLEDDVVTKELSEAALILFLYLITILISVMVLSHLVDPKYDLCQIIFSICSAQGNVGIQNDLINPAMSSIGKVLLMINMWLGRLEIIPVLLLLRALLKGFKV; encoded by the coding sequence TTGTCGATCGTATCTTCCATCTATTCTCAGTGGGAACGCTCGGAAAATAAGCTGGTGTCGCATAAGCACCTCCGTATCATCCTGAGCAACCTGACAGGGCTCTTCGCTGTGACAGCCGTCATCATGGCAGTGATGGCTGTCCTTTGCGTCCTCCTGAACGAAGCCTACGCAGCCCCGGGCTTTCTTGTAGCCATGGCTCTCAGCGGAGGCCTTGCCATCGTTTTAAAGCTGCTTTTCCCCAGAGCGGAAGATCTGGAGCTACGGCACGCCATGCTTGTGGCGGCCATCGCTTACCTGGCTGTGCCTGCCGTCAGCGTATTCCCCTTCCTCATGGTCGAGCAGATGACGGTCATAGATGCATTTTTCGAATCTATCTCGGGCTGGACCTGCACGGGCATGACGATGATTCAGTTTCCCGAACATTCCAGCCGCTCGATACAGCTTTATCGTAGCACTATGGAGTGGATTGGCGGCATCGGCGTCATTCTCCTGATGGTTACAATCCTGATCCGGCCGGGCACCAGTACCTATCTGATGTACAAGTCCGAAACGAGAAAAGACCGGATCATGCCCAGCATACAGTCGACATTAAAAATGATCTGGTTCCTCTACTTCCTCCTCACGGTCGGAGGCGTATTACTCCTGATAATCGCGGGGATGCCTGTCTGGGACTCGATCAACCATAGCATGGTAGCGATCGGTACTGGTGGTTTCTCTATCTATTCAGATAGTATCGCTCACTACAATAGCTTCCCGATCGAGATCGTCACGATGGCACTGATGATCATAGGGGCGCTGCCCTTCATCTTCATCTTCAAGGTCATCAAGAACCCGGAAACTGTCTTTCGCATGGACTCCGAGGTCAAGGCATTCTTCTTCATCCTACTTCTTGGCGCAGCCCTGGTCACGGCAGAAAATTACCTGCACTTCGGCAATTTACTCGGCACTTTCAGGCACAGTGTATACCTGTTTGTCTCCTGCCTGACGACCTGCGGCCTGCAGACGTCCAACCTGACCGGGTGGTCCTATACGTCCCTTCTGATCATGTCTATCGCAGCCATCATCGGCGGCTGCGCAGGATCTACCACTGGCGGCCTGAAGGTGGCCAGGGCAATGTTCCTGTACACCGAGTTCAGGCTGTGGCTGAAGAGGACCCTGCTCCCCCGTAACGCGATCGTCACTATCAAGATCGGCAACAAGAGACTGGAAGACGACGTGGTCACCAAGGAACTGTCAGAAGCAGCACTGATCCTGTTCCTCTACCTGATCACTATCCTGATCAGCGTGATGGTGTTGTCCCACCTCGTGGACCCGAAGTACGACCTCTGCCAGATCATCTTCTCGATCTGTTCAGCCCAGGGCAATGTCGGGATTCAGAACGACCTTATCAACCCGGCCATGAGCAGCATAGGAAAAGTCCTGCTCATGATCAACATGTGGCTGGGCCGCCTGGAGATTATTCCAGTACTCCTGCTGCTGAGGGCGCTTCTAAAAGGCTTTAAAGTATAA
- a CDS encoding potassium/proton antiporter — MMITIETILFGAAILLLMGILASKTSEKLGVPVLLFFLLIGIIAGSDGLNVIYFDDAWLAQAIGIIALAFILFDGGISTKWKSVRSVVEDGALLSTLGVLLTAIILGVFSAYVLKLPLLYGLLLGSIVSSTDAAAVFAVLRSKRVSLKGRLKPLLELESGSNDPMAVFLTISVIYLIANPQSSLTDVIPIFFSQLIIGAFAGYGMAKVSLGLINRLRLEYEGLYPVFTVSTVLFTYGLTALLGGSGILAVYILGLIFGNSKFIHKTSIKYFHDGLAWMMQIIMFLTMGLLVFPSQLIPIMPAGILISLFLMFIARPVSVFVMMVLSKFGFREKLLISWVGLRGSVPIILATFPLIAGVDHAHTIFNLVFFIVVVSVLLQGWSIPYIARLLKLDEPETTILTCAREQVHVGDMNSEILEIDILEDSAAANKAVMDLDLPDGVLITTVKRGNEVIIPRGSTILEANDTITVLANKMQRKQICPIFGLKFED; from the coding sequence ATGATGATAACGATTGAAACCATCCTGTTCGGCGCGGCTATTCTCCTGCTCATGGGTATCCTGGCAAGCAAGACCTCGGAAAAGCTAGGGGTACCAGTCCTGCTGTTTTTCCTGCTGATCGGTATCATCGCCGGGTCAGACGGGCTCAACGTCATCTATTTTGACGATGCCTGGCTGGCGCAGGCTATCGGCATTATAGCGCTGGCGTTCATCCTCTTCGACGGCGGGATCAGCACTAAATGGAAGAGCGTACGCTCTGTCGTTGAAGACGGAGCTTTGCTTTCAACATTAGGCGTTCTATTGACCGCAATAATTCTTGGCGTATTCTCCGCCTATGTGCTAAAACTGCCGCTCCTCTACGGCCTGCTCCTCGGGTCCATAGTATCCTCGACCGATGCGGCGGCTGTGTTCGCCGTTCTCCGGTCTAAGAGAGTGTCGCTGAAAGGCCGGCTGAAGCCTTTGCTGGAACTGGAGTCGGGCAGCAATGATCCAATGGCTGTATTTCTGACCATCAGCGTCATCTACCTTATCGCCAATCCGCAATCTTCGCTCACAGACGTGATTCCCATCTTTTTCAGCCAGCTGATCATCGGCGCTTTTGCAGGCTATGGGATGGCCAAAGTCAGCCTCGGTTTGATCAACCGGCTGCGTCTTGAGTACGAGGGGCTCTATCCAGTCTTTACTGTATCTACCGTCCTGTTTACCTACGGGTTAACAGCCCTGCTCGGGGGAAGTGGGATACTGGCGGTCTACATTCTCGGGCTGATCTTCGGAAACAGCAAATTTATCCACAAGACCAGTATCAAGTACTTCCACGACGGGCTGGCGTGGATGATGCAGATCATCATGTTCCTGACGATGGGCCTGCTAGTATTTCCATCGCAGCTCATACCGATTATGCCGGCGGGCATTCTCATCTCGCTGTTCCTGATGTTCATAGCCCGGCCTGTGAGCGTCTTCGTGATGATGGTTCTGTCGAAATTCGGCTTCAGGGAAAAATTGCTCATATCCTGGGTGGGCCTTAGAGGCTCCGTGCCTATCATCCTGGCCACGTTCCCGCTCATTGCCGGAGTCGACCACGCTCACACCATCTTCAACCTGGTGTTCTTCATCGTGGTCGTATCCGTGCTGCTGCAGGGCTGGAGCATACCTTACATAGCGCGGCTGCTCAAGCTCGACGAGCCTGAAACTACCATCCTCACCTGTGCCCGGGAGCAGGTCCACGTCGGAGATATGAACAGCGAGATCCTGGAGATCGATATACTGGAAGATTCGGCGGCAGCCAACAAGGCTGTCATGGACCTGGACTTGCCTGACGGAGTCCTGATCACGACAGTAAAGCGGGGCAACGAAGTCATTATACCTCGCGGCAGTACGATTCTGGAGGCCAACGATACGATTACCGTACTGGCGAACAAAATGCAGCGGAAGCAGATCTGTCCAATATTTGGACTGAAATTTGAGGATTGA
- a CDS encoding cation:proton antiporter domain-containing protein, whose protein sequence is MLLICYRFKIPEIIGFLVTGVLAGPHVFGIIHNAHDIDYFAEIGIVLLLFTIGMEFSFKKLIELKKELIIGGVAQVLFTFLVAFVVSSMIGLSFNTSVLIGFLISLSSTAIVLRLLQDRDELETPHGRIILGILIFQDLIALPMMLLIPLLTGKPGDIINTIPAMMVEVVVIVFLVIVATVWIVPKVLQKVAQTRSQELFLLSVVVLCLAMAWLTQSIGLSLALGAFLAGLIISESQFSHQALGGILPFRYVFTSMFFVSIGMMLDIHFFINNPVLIVAAVIGVILLKALMGGAATLILGYPMRTVVLVGLALSQVGEFSFILSKIGADSGLLTADQYQFFLAASILTMGVTPFLLSLSPKTSDLICRMPLPKRFKANNCPVKDEPVTLKDHLVIIGYGLNGRNLSRAARTSNIPYVIIEMNPDTVVKEKAKGEPIFYGDATNEMVLEHAKISEARTAVIAISDSIATRRIVHALRSKNPHLHIIVRTRYLKEMPSLYELGANEVIPEEFETSVEIFARVLKKYLVPKSDIDRLVSDVRSENYEVLRTKKKTYTLDDLQTNVPEVEISTLVVTEGMPAHNMSIKDLEIRKNYDVTIVLIQRGLETIYNPGADTLLLKGDTVFLFGSHENLARVAAELFSEKTVVMEQTSGPIPAQSRENMGA, encoded by the coding sequence GTGTTGTTAATATGTTACCGGTTTAAGATCCCGGAGATCATTGGTTTTCTGGTAACTGGCGTTCTTGCCGGGCCTCACGTGTTCGGCATCATTCACAATGCCCATGACATCGATTACTTCGCGGAGATCGGCATTGTTCTGCTGCTGTTCACCATCGGCATGGAATTTTCTTTCAAGAAGCTGATCGAGCTTAAAAAAGAACTCATCATTGGTGGCGTAGCTCAGGTACTATTCACATTCCTTGTGGCCTTTGTCGTCTCCAGCATGATCGGCCTGTCTTTCAACACTTCAGTTCTGATAGGCTTCTTAATCTCCCTCAGCAGCACTGCCATAGTGCTCCGGCTGCTGCAGGACCGGGATGAGCTCGAGACCCCGCACGGCCGCATCATTCTCGGGATACTGATCTTCCAGGACCTCATCGCTTTGCCCATGATGCTCCTGATTCCTCTGCTCACGGGAAAACCGGGTGACATCATCAACACTATCCCCGCGATGATGGTCGAAGTAGTGGTCATCGTCTTCCTCGTCATCGTCGCTACTGTATGGATTGTGCCCAAGGTGCTCCAGAAAGTGGCCCAGACGAGGAGCCAGGAGCTTTTCCTGCTCAGCGTCGTCGTGCTTTGTCTCGCCATGGCGTGGCTGACCCAGAGCATCGGCCTGTCTCTCGCGCTGGGAGCGTTCCTCGCGGGGCTGATCATCTCCGAATCCCAGTTCAGCCACCAGGCGCTGGGTGGTATACTGCCTTTCAGGTACGTCTTTACCAGCATGTTTTTCGTGTCTATCGGCATGATGCTGGACATCCATTTCTTCATCAACAATCCTGTATTGATCGTTGCTGCGGTCATCGGTGTCATTCTGCTGAAAGCCCTTATGGGAGGAGCGGCTACCTTAATCCTTGGCTACCCTATGCGGACGGTGGTCCTCGTCGGGCTGGCGCTGTCACAGGTAGGCGAGTTTTCGTTCATCCTGTCCAAGATCGGCGCCGACAGCGGCCTGCTCACAGCTGACCAGTACCAGTTCTTCCTCGCCGCCTCGATTCTGACTATGGGTGTCACGCCATTCCTGTTGAGCCTCTCGCCTAAGACTTCGGACTTAATTTGCAGAATGCCCCTGCCGAAGCGGTTCAAGGCGAACAACTGTCCGGTCAAGGATGAGCCCGTGACGCTGAAAGACCATCTCGTCATCATCGGGTACGGCCTCAACGGCAGGAACCTCTCCAGAGCGGCCAGGACTTCCAACATTCCCTACGTCATCATTGAGATGAACCCTGATACGGTTGTCAAGGAGAAGGCTAAGGGTGAACCCATCTTCTACGGCGATGCGACCAATGAGATGGTCCTTGAGCACGCTAAGATCTCCGAAGCGAGGACGGCAGTGATTGCCATCTCTGATTCGATAGCTACCCGGAGAATTGTCCATGCCCTGCGGAGCAAGAACCCTCACCTTCACATCATAGTCAGGACCCGGTATCTGAAAGAGATGCCGTCTCTGTACGAGCTCGGGGCTAACGAGGTCATACCTGAAGAATTCGAGACTTCCGTGGAGATCTTTGCCCGGGTGCTGAAAAAATACCTCGTCCCGAAGAGCGATATCGACCGGCTGGTCTCTGATGTCAGGTCGGAGAACTACGAGGTGCTCCGGACCAAAAAGAAGACCTACACGCTTGACGACCTCCAGACTAATGTGCCCGAGGTCGAGATTAGTACTCTGGTAGTGACAGAAGGGATGCCGGCTCACAACATGAGCATCAAAGACCTGGAAATCCGGAAAAATTATGATGTCACCATAGTATTGATACAGAGGGGACTAGAAACCATTTATAATCCTGGAGCAGATACTTTGCTATTAAAGGGTGATACGGTTTTCCTGTTCGGCAGCCATGAAAATCTTGCCAGGGTGGCAGCGGAGCTGTTCAGTGAAAAAACCGTAGTAATGGAACAAACGAGTGGCCCAATTCCTGCGCAAAGTCGTGAAAATATGGGGGCATAG
- the cofD gene encoding 2-phospho-L-lactate transferase — MFTVLSGGTGTPKLLRGFKDSEDLAVVVNTAEDIYASGNKITPDIDSVIYTIAGVIDDEKWWGIRGDTFNTYNALKAMGHYEELMIGDKDRATHIIRTELLRYGSTLTEATLELCDEFEIKTRVLPMSEEDVTTVVSTPEGDMHFQDFWITFRGEPEVKDVRLLGALKPTDEVMDVLGMSENIIIGPSNPITSIGPILALEGVRDALQVKFVVAVSPFIGDRPISGPAAKLMKAKGFEPSTRGVAECYKDIVDVFIMDKRDNTDLSRYDFEVDKFDTLMTNAEKSKALADFVLSKCV; from the coding sequence ATGTTCACGGTTTTATCAGGTGGTACTGGCACCCCCAAGCTGCTCCGGGGCTTCAAGGACAGCGAAGATCTTGCGGTCGTCGTCAACACGGCAGAGGATATCTATGCGTCCGGCAACAAGATCACTCCGGACATCGACTCAGTCATCTATACAATCGCCGGCGTGATCGACGACGAGAAATGGTGGGGCATCAGGGGAGACACGTTCAACACATATAACGCTCTCAAGGCAATGGGGCACTACGAAGAACTGATGATCGGGGACAAGGACAGAGCCACCCACATCATCAGGACCGAGCTGCTGCGGTACGGGAGCACCCTGACAGAGGCGACTCTCGAGCTGTGCGACGAGTTCGAGATCAAGACCAGGGTACTGCCTATGAGCGAGGAAGACGTAACCACAGTAGTGTCCACACCCGAAGGAGACATGCACTTCCAGGACTTCTGGATCACGTTCAGGGGTGAGCCCGAAGTCAAGGATGTCCGGCTGCTGGGAGCCCTGAAGCCTACTGATGAAGTCATGGACGTGCTGGGCATGTCGGAAAACATCATCATCGGCCCGAGCAACCCGATCACCAGCATAGGGCCAATCCTCGCCCTTGAGGGCGTCAGAGATGCGCTGCAGGTTAAATTCGTAGTAGCTGTCAGCCCATTCATAGGGGACAGGCCCATCAGCGGCCCGGCTGCAAAGCTGATGAAGGCTAAAGGCTTCGAGCCGTCTACCCGGGGTGTAGCAGAGTGCTACAAGGACATCGTAGATGTGTTCATCATGGACAAGCGCGATAACACCGACCTCTCCCGCTACGACTTCGAGGTGGACAAGTTCGACACCCTGATGACTAACGCTGAAAAGAGCAAGGCACTTGCAGACTTCGTGTTGAGCAAGTGCGTTTAA
- a CDS encoding cation:proton antiporter gives MEGEIVVLETLLSLCLLLIGAKIGGEIAKRLNVAAVVGELLAGVLLAPTLFGGLVFFGTHLIVVNEAVHVLAELGAVLLLFLVGLETRFADFRKSGLLATLVAIGGVVVPFVLGYGLVIYWGYPAEEALLVGAALTATSIAITVKVLKDIGKMKTRESNVLISAAVIDDVLGLIVLAIVLGLVRSGSLDVTSIIWTAGVSIGFWLGMTLFGVFVVSKIINILCPRKNCQMYDAEGKPREPHKAGKHCTIRCNGTQEVSAIAMGFGFAYVAGMAGLAPILGAFAAGMSVAETKILNTIQEVTEKINFLMAPLFFVVTGTMVNLSGLTLDSLVFASILIVLAMLGKILGCGIPVYIMTRNAREAIIVGLGMMSRGEVGLIIAGIGATSGIFSNDVFSAVVLMVVVTTVITPIAMTQAYKLLNSHGKPKAKKAAI, from the coding sequence ATGGAAGGAGAAATTGTCGTCCTTGAGACTTTACTTAGTCTGTGCTTACTGTTAATTGGTGCCAAAATCGGCGGCGAGATCGCTAAACGGCTCAACGTCGCAGCCGTTGTGGGCGAACTGCTGGCAGGTGTCCTGCTGGCTCCGACGCTGTTCGGCGGCCTGGTCTTCTTCGGGACACACCTGATCGTCGTCAACGAAGCCGTCCATGTACTGGCGGAACTGGGGGCAGTACTGCTGCTCTTTCTGGTGGGCCTCGAAACCCGGTTTGCGGACTTCCGGAAAAGCGGACTACTGGCTACCCTGGTAGCGATCGGTGGAGTGGTCGTGCCTTTCGTCCTCGGATACGGACTCGTCATTTACTGGGGCTATCCGGCTGAAGAAGCTCTGCTAGTCGGAGCCGCGCTTACCGCCACCAGCATTGCGATCACAGTAAAAGTCCTGAAAGACATCGGCAAGATGAAAACCCGGGAAAGCAACGTCCTCATCAGCGCAGCCGTCATCGATGACGTGCTCGGCCTGATCGTCCTCGCCATTGTGCTCGGCCTGGTCCGCAGCGGCTCTCTGGACGTGACCTCGATCATCTGGACTGCAGGTGTATCTATCGGCTTCTGGCTGGGGATGACTCTCTTCGGCGTGTTCGTAGTATCGAAAATCATCAATATACTGTGTCCGAGGAAAAATTGCCAGATGTACGATGCAGAAGGCAAACCACGGGAACCCCACAAGGCTGGCAAACACTGCACTATTCGCTGTAATGGAACTCAGGAAGTATCAGCGATTGCTATGGGCTTCGGCTTTGCCTATGTGGCGGGCATGGCAGGACTCGCCCCGATCCTGGGCGCTTTTGCTGCAGGCATGTCCGTGGCCGAGACCAAAATTCTCAATACTATCCAGGAAGTCACGGAAAAGATAAATTTCCTTATGGCGCCTCTCTTCTTCGTAGTCACCGGTACTATGGTAAACTTGAGCGGCCTGACCCTGGATTCCTTAGTCTTCGCGTCTATCCTGATCGTGCTGGCTATGCTGGGTAAAATCCTGGGCTGCGGCATCCCGGTCTATATCATGACCAGGAACGCCAGGGAAGCAATAATCGTAGGACTCGGCATGATGTCCCGGGGAGAAGTCGGTTTAATCATTGCGGGTATCGGTGCCACTTCCGGCATTTTCTCCAACGACGTTTTCTCTGCAGTCGTGTTAATGGTAGTGGTTACAACGGTTATCACGCCGATCGCTATGACACAGGCCTATAAGCTGCTGAACAGCCACGGCAAGCCGAAGGCTAAAAAAGCTGCGATCTAA
- a CDS encoding pirin family protein, with protein sequence MIRVRMPHEIYQSRGQIENGTFTGKWHFSFGSYRDPKHVGFGPLRVFNDDTLSPGAVWPLHPHREIEVVTYCVEGIFRHADQRGEGGILRAGWVQHTTVGTGMIHSEINASWDNPMRFIQMWFKPDQPMLPPSVEQKHVAKADRTNRLFPLVSNRKPGALRIHQDVEIFSSFLQKGESVHYDLPDSRGAYIYILDGGPVTLDGHVLPANSAAEIVPPEAVSLKSENDAELLLVDVPLPQSGKA encoded by the coding sequence CAGGGGCCAGATCGAGAACGGCACCTTTACTGGCAAGTGGCACTTCAGCTTTGGCAGCTACAGGGACCCTAAACATGTAGGTTTCGGGCCGCTGCGGGTGTTTAACGACGATACCTTGTCGCCTGGTGCAGTGTGGCCGCTCCACCCTCACAGGGAGATCGAGGTTGTGACTTACTGTGTCGAAGGCATATTCCGGCACGCTGATCAGAGGGGAGAAGGCGGAATTCTGAGGGCCGGCTGGGTGCAGCACACGACTGTCGGGACGGGCATGATTCACTCGGAGATCAACGCCAGCTGGGATAATCCGATGCGGTTCATCCAGATGTGGTTCAAGCCTGACCAGCCGATGCTGCCGCCTTCCGTTGAGCAGAAACACGTGGCTAAAGCTGATCGGACCAATCGTCTGTTTCCTCTAGTCTCCAACCGCAAGCCCGGGGCTCTGAGAATTCACCAGGACGTAGAGATCTTTTCAAGCTTCCTCCAGAAGGGCGAAAGTGTACATTATGATTTACCGGATAGCCGTGGCGCATACATCTACATTCTCGACGGAGGGCCGGTGACGCTGGACGGACATGTGCTGCCTGCCAACTCTGCTGCAGAGATCGTTCCGCCCGAAGCTGTCTCCCTGAAGTCGGAGAATGATGCAGAGCTACTGCTGGTTGACGTGCCGCTGCCGCAAAGTGGTAAGGCATGA
- a CDS encoding Lrp/AsnC family transcriptional regulator gives MVIGVTMINVVPGEERSVYNELMKIGGVREVFHVFGEYDFIAIIDVGGLTDINRAVDTVREIEGVTATKTIIGAEL, from the coding sequence ATGGTAATTGGCGTGACCATGATCAACGTGGTGCCGGGCGAAGAGCGCTCTGTCTACAACGAACTGATGAAGATAGGGGGCGTCCGGGAAGTCTTCCACGTATTCGGCGAATACGATTTCATCGCGATCATCGACGTCGGCGGCCTCACCGATATAAACAGGGCTGTCGATACCGTCAGGGAAATCGAAGGTGTCACGGCAACCAAGACGATCATCGGCGCAGAGCTTTAG
- a CDS encoding zinc finger domain-containing protein: protein MPKYAVVICPACRNPFIIEPGTKTVSCRYCNKKHETKSLRVFLATDDFKEAQTMRGSINAHICGDPTFDEGVACGAFDREVVADIEDERFTEDKRLVEEKMREEAKQTRTKGQQAILTDTFDELGANGDVSVDEYWASVSAQGISRKKFDDWIEKMLEIGVAYSPRHGYLRKG from the coding sequence ATGCCTAAGTATGCCGTAGTGATATGTCCAGCCTGCAGGAATCCGTTTATCATAGAGCCGGGGACGAAGACGGTGTCATGTCGCTACTGTAACAAGAAGCATGAAACGAAGAGCCTGAGAGTGTTTCTGGCCACGGACGACTTCAAGGAAGCGCAGACCATGCGGGGCTCGATCAACGCCCACATCTGCGGTGATCCGACCTTTGACGAGGGAGTCGCCTGCGGAGCGTTTGACAGAGAAGTCGTCGCGGACATCGAGGATGAAAGGTTTACTGAGGATAAGCGTCTCGTCGAAGAGAAGATGAGGGAAGAGGCGAAGCAGACCAGAACAAAAGGGCAGCAGGCTATCCTGACCGATACATTTGACGAACTCGGGGCGAATGGAGACGTGTCCGTGGATGAGTACTGGGCGAGTGTGTCCGCCCAGGGCATCTCCCGCAAAAAATTCGACGACTGGATCGAGAAGATGCTGGAGATCGGAGTAGCATATTCTCCCCGCCACGGATACCTGAGAAAAGGCTGA
- a CDS encoding cation:proton antiporter, with the protein MEITTAILAVGLLVFLAHLFTGIFSRTRIPDVLLLMLIGLAIGPFLHLVTPEEFGALGPLFTSITLIVILFQGGLDLKLDVLYRSLRGSVFLTVTNFVITMIAVGLLSMIMAGMDVLSAFTLGAILGGTSSAVVIPMVRQLSMKEESKTVLLLESALSDVLCIVVAIALMESLKYGMFDPAQISGKIIASFTIASLLGAVGALGWSLLLNKIRALDNSIFLTPAFVFVVYGIVEVLGFSGAIAALAFGIVLGNADFFSRLLAITRIRILPVSLNSTEKIFFSEVVFLLKTFFFVYIGLSIIVSNVALMVMGLILTLIIFYVRIPTVWISLPRKTPVADASISAVMVPKGLAAAVLASIPLQMGLASGELIQCITYAVILFSIVLNSILVFLLEKTSVARFYGWMFSDFGRDKKEPEGDLQVNVA; encoded by the coding sequence ATGGAGATTACAACTGCAATTCTCGCTGTCGGACTGCTAGTGTTTCTCGCCCACCTGTTTACGGGCATCTTCAGCAGGACCCGCATTCCGGATGTGCTGCTGCTTATGCTTATCGGGCTTGCGATCGGTCCCTTCCTCCATCTGGTCACCCCTGAGGAGTTCGGAGCACTGGGTCCCCTATTCACTTCGATCACCCTTATCGTCATCCTGTTCCAGGGAGGCCTTGACCTCAAGTTAGACGTGCTCTACAGATCACTGCGTGGGTCCGTTTTCCTGACGGTGACCAACTTTGTCATCACAATGATTGCAGTAGGACTGCTGTCGATGATCATGGCGGGAATGGACGTTCTGAGCGCGTTTACGCTGGGCGCAATTCTCGGAGGTACGTCTTCGGCTGTGGTCATACCTATGGTTCGCCAGCTCAGCATGAAAGAGGAGAGTAAAACGGTCCTGCTCTTAGAGTCTGCTCTTAGCGACGTGCTGTGTATCGTCGTGGCCATAGCGCTGATGGAATCGCTGAAGTACGGCATGTTCGACCCTGCGCAGATCAGCGGTAAAATCATTGCCTCGTTCACGATCGCAAGCCTGCTCGGCGCAGTCGGCGCTTTAGGCTGGTCGCTGCTGTTGAACAAGATCCGGGCGCTGGATAACTCGATTTTTCTGACGCCCGCCTTCGTGTTCGTCGTATACGGTATCGTCGAGGTTCTGGGCTTCAGCGGAGCAATAGCAGCCCTTGCATTCGGCATCGTGCTGGGCAACGCGGACTTTTTCAGCAGATTACTGGCTATCACCCGTATCAGGATCCTGCCGGTATCATTAAACAGCACTGAGAAAATTTTCTTTTCGGAAGTGGTCTTTCTACTGAAGACCTTCTTCTTCGTCTACATTGGCCTCTCGATCATAGTCTCTAACGTAGCGCTGATGGTTATGGGCTTAATCCTGACCTTGATCATCTTCTACGTGCGCATACCTACCGTATGGATTTCCCTGCCGAGAAAGACGCCGGTAGCAGATGCCTCAATCTCGGCCGTCATGGTGCCTAAGGGACTGGCAGCAGCAGTGCTGGCCTCGATCCCATTGCAGATGGGTCTGGCTTCCGGGGAGTTGATCCAGTGTATAACCTACGCAGTCATCTTATTCAGTATCGTGTTGAATTCCATCCTGGTGTTCCTGCTGGAAAAGACATCAGTGGCACGCTTTTACGGCTGGATGTTCTCGGACTTCGGTAGAGATAAAAAGGAGCCCGAGGGAGATCTACAGGTAAATGTGGCCTGA
- a CDS encoding NAD-binding protein has translation MLALYIIIVGLGGIGQNLARIAVTEKHNVVVIDVDHERCKDIAAKYDLISIPGDATSAAILEEASIGEADSVICTTGSDAVNLMVMMQAKERGVKHLTTIVNEPEHIDIFKRIGITIQKNPDAVVAEDIYNTMLRPTINDFVSLAGGKAEILEIIIKEKSHAAGKAIKDLGLPPNVLVIAIERGDDVIIPEGGTVINEGDSVYVFVRRNLVDRIFHLFSVGTLGK, from the coding sequence GTGTTAGCGTTGTATATCATCATTGTGGGCCTTGGCGGAATCGGTCAGAACCTTGCCCGGATTGCAGTGACAGAGAAGCACAATGTCGTCGTCATCGACGTGGATCACGAGCGCTGCAAGGATATCGCTGCCAAATACGACCTGATCAGCATTCCCGGAGATGCGACTTCTGCCGCCATTCTTGAAGAGGCGAGCATTGGCGAGGCTGATAGTGTTATCTGTACGACGGGAAGCGACGCGGTCAACCTGATGGTGATGATGCAGGCTAAAGAGCGCGGCGTCAAGCATCTGACCACCATTGTAAATGAGCCCGAGCACATCGACATCTTCAAGCGGATAGGCATAACCATTCAGAAAAATCCGGATGCGGTCGTGGCAGAAGATATCTATAACACGATGCTTCGGCCTACTATCAACGATTTCGTAAGCCTCGCAGGCGGTAAGGCGGAAATCCTCGAGATCATCATCAAAGAGAAGTCTCACGCTGCAGGAAAAGCCATCAAAGACCTGGGCTTGCCGCCCAACGTTCTGGTCATCGCTATCGAACGGGGAGATGACGTTATCATCCCTGAAGGCGGCACCGTGATCAACGAGGGTGACTCGGTGTACGTGTTCGTGAGGAGAAACCTTGTCGATCGTATCTTCCATCTATTCTCAGTGGGAACGCTCGGAAAATAA